In Helianthus annuus cultivar XRQ/B chromosome 3, HanXRQr2.0-SUNRISE, whole genome shotgun sequence, a single window of DNA contains:
- the LOC110932117 gene encoding uncharacterized protein LOC110932117, producing the protein MGRGEEYRLPDSISGKWTDINRKCTNFQTVYQRLFSGWKSESSDEDITQQALVEYTEANGHFAYMRCWQILRHSPKWAIVSTPSGRSGNTRPSKRSKTNESGEPETPTSDARNTDLNEDIPDDEPVEELPRPPGRKSRAKKPESSSMSMGTDMSNAFLEINKRLQDIHELGNKRLEENREVTKIMRDRQWAHDFEFYSKPHDHLTGKVLKMALAQKERIEKKI; encoded by the coding sequence ATGGGTAGAGGAGAGGAATACCGCCTACCGGACTCTATATCGGGGAAGTGGACCGATATAAACAGGAAatgcacaaactttcaaaccgtgTACCAACGCTTGTTTTCTGGATGGAAAAGTGAAAGTAGCGATGAAGACATTACGCAACAGGCATTGGTCGAGTATACGGAGGCTAATGGCCATTTCGCGTACATGAGGTGTTGGCAAATCCTTCGCCATAGCCCCAAATGGGCCATCGTATCTACTCCAAGTGGTCGTTCAGGAAATACACGGCCATCAAAGAGGTCCAAAACAAACGAGTCGGGTGAACCCGAAACGCCAACCTCCGACGCTCGAAACACCGACTTGAACGAGGATATTCCGGATGACGAGCCGGTGGAGGAGCTACCAAGACCGCCCGGAAGAAAAAGCCGGGCGAAAAAACCCGAGTCGTCGTCGATGTCTATGGGAACGGATATGAGTAACGCATTTTTGGAGATAAACAAGCGACTTCAAGACATACACGAACTCGGTAATAAACGTTTGGAGGAGAACCGCGAAGTTACGAAGATTATGCGGGATAGACAATGGGCTCACGACTTTGAGTTCTACTCGAAACCGCATGACCACTTAACgggaaaagttttgaaaatggcGTTAGCACAAAAGGAGcggattgaaaaaaaaatataa